The Trichoderma breve strain T069 chromosome 2, whole genome shotgun sequence DNA segment GATATATTTGCCCAGAAAAGAGTGTCTTCATTTTGCTCAGACTCTGGAGATATGTAAACAGATCCTCAAACACAGCAGTGCCCTGTCCAAGTACATTGTCACCGGCAAAcattgcatcttcttcggtAAGCACAAACACCATGTGGTCTTTTGCGTGACCGGGAGTGTGCCAGGCCGTTAAAGTCGCATCTTCGACTTGAAAATTATCGCCGCTCTGAATCGGCAACTGCCCATCATCGGGGCTGTTTTTGAAAACCTGTACTTGGGGGAAAGCGTTGACAAGATCCGTAATGCCGCCGGTGTGGTCATGATGCCAATGTGATATCAGAGCCAACTTCACTGTCGCATTTTCTTGGTCAAGCGTTTCCTTGAGTGTTTGTATCCAAACTGGACGTCCTTCTCCTGTATCAATTAAAATACGAAAGCGGCCAGTACCAAGCAAGTAGGTGTTAGTGCCCTGCAGCGAAAATTTGCCTGGGTTGCCGCCAAGGATCCGGATACAGCGTGGGCTCAGGCGCTGCACCGCAGGAAGGGTTACAAGAGAAGCTGCCATGGTTCGGGTTGTCCTTTCTTTCAGTCACTTTCAAGTGGTAGAGACAAGTGCAATTTCATATATCATAATGGCAAAGCGATGAGAGGGTAGGTACTGAGGTTTAATTCGCAGGCTTGTATATGCATGTCACCGAGGTTGGGGGCTTGTTACATTAGTAACGCGGGCCGAGGTTCTAGATCTACAGGTAGGTACAAGGTAGGCACCTCGAAGTGCATACACATAACAAATTTGAAACTTCAGGTCTTTGCTATGTAAAAACCATAAAGAACCTCcctttttatcttttttcttttctctcttattTCTATTGCTgacgaaaaagaaggataCACTACAGCCATGTCCTATCTTATATCGTGCCAACTACCAGGTTGTACCAAGGTATCCTTGTTCAAGGTTTATCGATAAGCACTGGGAAGGAACCTCCCCTGCTCGTTCCGTCATTGACGAGAGACCTCCCACTGTAATAGCAAGGCTGCCAATGTGTGCGCTAGGCAGCTAGCTGCCACGTTATTCGCCAGAAGGACCCATGAAGTAAGGCTGCATTGCATGTACGCtatcaccaccaccttgaGCCACCTTGAACCGCCTCTGAACCACTTCAGATCTGAAAGAGTTGCATCCCTCAATACCTCATTTCGAACGGTAGCAATACGTCACCGCGCTACACACTCCACCGCTTGTCAATCGCTCAACCAAGGTTGACAatccaagctccaagctgcGGTTGACCACCGTTGGTTGCTACATCTCCAATATGAACACCGACAGCATCTCCGATTTCCTTGCGGAGCAACGAGACGCAGCTCCAGAAGAGCTCCAGCCTCTTATCCTCAACTTTGAGGACTACTGGGAGCGCAAGCTATGGCACCAACTCACAGACGCCCTCGTCGAATTCTTCAACGATGAGGGCAGCGCCGGCCAGCGCTTGGCCTTCTACaatgtcttcatcctcaagTTTGCCGATAAAATCAATAaattgaagctggtgatgctAGCCCTCAAAGCCGCAACACAGTGCAAAGGTTTGTTCCCAGCCTCCTTGAACCCAAAGCCATCCGCGGGCCCTACTGACAATATGTGGAAGATGACCGTGAACGTTTGGCTTTCCTGCAGTCCGTAGTTAAGAAGGTGGACACAGAGGATTCCCAAGATGCGCTTGTATTTGCTTCTGTTGCAGTGGCCAGGGTGAAACTAAGCCTtggcgagctggaggatgcgAAACAAGATCTAGATGTCGCAGAGAAAATACTAGACTCATTCGACTCCGTTGAGGCAGTCGTACATGCAGCGTTTTACGACGCCAGCGCCAACTACTATCAGGTGAGTCTTCTCATTACGGTTTCAAATACCACCACTAATCCTGCGATTTAATAGCGAAAGATGGACTTTGCAAACTACTACCGAACTGCCCTCCTCTATCTTGCCTGTATCGACCTGTCATCGCTCTCTGACGAGGAACGACATCGAAGAGCCTACTACCTAAGCGTTGCGGCTCTAGTATCTACTAGTATCTATAATTTCGGCGAGCTTCTACTCCACCCCATTCTGGACACCCTGGGTCGGAGTGAGGATGATGCTTGGTTGCGTGACCTCCTCTTCGCCTACAACCGGGGAGACCTTGCTGCCTACGATCTTCTTTCAGATAACATTGCGTCCAACAAGCTGTTAAACGACAACTCGGACAGCCTCAGACAGAAGATTTACTTGGCAGCTTTGACGGAAGCTGTCTTTCGCAGACCACCGCATGACAGAACCATGACCTTTGCTACTATTTCTCAAGAGACCAAAGTTCAACCCCAAGAGATTGAGCATTTGGTGATGAAAGCTTTGAGCCTGGGCCTTTTGCGTGGAACAATCGACCAAGTAGGTCAGATTGCACACATTACTTGGGTGCAACCGAAGGTACTCGACATGAAGCAGATCGAGAGTATGCGTCAACGACTCCTCGAGTGGGATTCAAACGTCAACCAGCTAGGGAACTGGATTGAAGCGGCCGGCCATGATGTTTGGGCAGCATAAGCATCACCACGATGAGATGCTAGTCAGTGGAGTTTGCAAATGCTCTTAGAGAGGTTGTATAGTATACCACAGATACGCATTGCAATTCCATTGAACTCTTGATAAGTGTACACTCCTTGGTCAAACAAGGATTATTAGTGATTTATACAAAACGCATtccaacaaagaagagagatcCATCCCTGTTATCGCCAGGTCTATTATATATTTCTGAAAGTCATAGCTATAGTCTTCGCGGAAAACGCAGGCACCCTTCAATTCTTAAAAGTAGAACTAAGAGTGTTTGTTGTGCCGATGAGCCATGCAGGCCACCAAACGCACCAAATAATAATTGGTGTGTACATCCCCCACACATTCCACCCCAAACTCGCAGCTTTCAGCACTTCAGACATAGTAACACCACTGGTCCATGCTGCGGATGATATAACAACAGGCGGTGAAGTTAGTATCAATAGGATTACAAGGAACAACCTAGTGGCCAGGTTTTTGGTCGGTTGGATGAAAGTAAGAGGGCTTGCCAGAAGTCCAACTAGAAAAGCGAGTGAGAAATTGAGCGTGCTGAGCGTGGCAAGAGATACGCCTAGGATCAGCAGTGAGAAGGACTTTGTAAGTTGAAAGAACTGCGCAGTAGGCTTCTGAACCGAGGCAATAACGAAAGAGAAGATTGCAGGAAGAGCAGTGGACGAGACGGAAAATagcaaaaaggccaatggtAACGTCTAGTCATAGCAAAATAGGTCAGCACTCAGAATTCAAGATCTACTATAGCCATAAGTTTGGTGTTTCAGCGTACCTTAATACCAAGATGGTTGAAAATGAATAGAGGAATGGCAGAAATGGAATGGCATGTCGCAACGAGAGCAAGCGGCGAGAGAAGGTTACGCTCAActgttggaggagatgaaggcgtCGTTGTCAAAACTCCTTTGTCTTCTGAAATGTCACCCTTTGCCTTGTCGGTGGCTTCTCTCTTTGCGATGGGTTGCCCACTCTTCACCCAAAGAAAGATGGCCATAATAGTGAAGTTGGCAGCAACCAACATGGCACTGGGTAGATATGTGCCTATGCTAACAAAGCGATTCTTCTGCATGAGAAggtagaaaaagaagctctGATGCAAATGCTCCAACAGGTTGTTGAGACTCCTGAAAGATCCTTCTACAACTCTGCCCATTGCCATCTCATCGTGCCATCCTTCGCCAGCGGGCTGTAAGGTTATAGCGTCCACATGATACGGAATGAAGCTGCTATGGGGTCCCGTTGGATATCCAAGGCCTTGATAAAGCATACCTCGGAGCATCGTTTGAAGTCGATCCTGGTAGCTGTCCGTATGGCCAGCCATTTGCTGGACGGTAGTTTCAATGCCCATCTGGCCGCCTGCAATGTTTACAATCGAATTGATGAGGTCGAGATTAGGCAACTGACCATTCGTACCGTCGTAAATGATGTGGAGTTCATGATACCGGTGCTCAAAAGGGTAGTCAATCGCAAGAGCTCCCTGCAGCGCACCAGACTTGAGAGGTAACGGCGCAATATACTTTGAATCATGGGCATCATGATAGGCATCAACCCAAGCTTGCGTACCCGTTGTGCTATCTGgaggtagaagaagaatgatATCCTTGGACCATAAAGACCAACCTAGGTATTGTTAGCTGGATTGGGATGTGTAAAGCTCAAGCTTCACTGGCGACTAACGTTTGAAATAGCGAGCCAACGTGAGGACGAGCGCAACACCATTACGATTGAGCTGCTCATCTATACTTTTCCATGCAGCCACCAGAACGATGGCTTCGGTTGCGTCCCCTCGCGGAGCTTGCAAAATACCGTACACATTCTCCCCACTGTATATCTCTCCCGCAGAGTGATAGGTATAATTTTGTCGACCAACCTTGACTCCAAAGCCAGTCAGGATGGATTCCAGCTTGTCATTGACCCTAGTTTCCGTGTTAGCCTTCTGTATGCCGCAGAAATCGTCCCTCCAGCTGGGAAAGGCCACTGACTCGAAGTTGTTCTTGCTAGCAAGCAAGTCTACCTCATGCCTGAATGCTCTGAAAATGGATTGTTCACTACCACCGAAGTATGTATGCACCTGGCCAGGCAAGAGAGCATTCTCTGATACGTAGGTTCGTCTCGAGTAATCGTCCAGGGGCAGTAGGAGGAGCCAAACAACACCAATGGCAATGCAGAAGGCAGATATGTATGGAGGTATTTTGAGCAGTCGAGGGTCGCGACGCAATGACAGCGCTGTAGCTACACAGACAAGAAAGTTAGCGCATTGGCTACGTTGCAGATGTAAGAAACACATACAGAGCAGTCGTGGCATCTCAGTTGCAAATCGCGCCAAGAGTAAATTTACCACTAATTGCTCGATCGAAATTGAAGGGCGAGTGCTGGCCTTGAAATtcggagagagaagagcgcATGAGGAATGGGTAAAATCAATCCATAGCTTGGCCCAGCACTGGACACTAGCTAAGATGTATCTCCAGGGTCCAAGCTGAAGACATTCCCGAGGTGGACCTGCGTTTTAGATTGATTATATAACCCCCGAAAAACAAACACGTAAATTCGTACGAATTATCATTCAACCGACAGCTTTATATAGCAGCTTATAATTCTGTTACAACTGGTATTTCTCATTACATCTGAGGAAAAGAgatttattaatattactatgtaattataattataactgTTTATGAGATTTCTCTATGTCATATCACTTCCGTCCCCGAGGAAATAGAAAGAGGAACGTCTAAAGGGTGGGTTCGGAAGAGTCGTAAGTTAGATAGTCTTGTTCGCTGATTTTCGAGTCATTATCTTCGTAATGGCATGTCGAATTGTGATTCCTGCCTTTTCAATGTCCTTTTTGGACAGCGCAGAAGTGACGCACACTTTGAGGCTTGGCTGGAGTGTCCAATCTCCATCCTTCGCCCCCATGGCATTCGCATAAGGCCTTGTCTTCAGTCGTGTGATCATAACACCGTTCGCGAGAGACTATTGGTTGCTAGCTATCAGTATCGTGCAGCAAGTGAAAGGGTGTATAGGGAAAGGGGAGCATATATACCTCTTCGACGCACTCCATCAGGATTTTCTCTTGATCATCCACGGTCAATCTCTTTGCCTTGATGACTTCGGGTTTGAGTGCCAGGAGCAAGATAGGATTGTCCAGCGAGCTGGTGCACACAACCCAATCGCTACGCGGGTCAAGCTGCGCTCTCAAAGCTCGGATATTCTCTCTGCACTGAACAAGCACGTCGGGATTTGACTGCAGTAGTTTCACAGATTCGCTTGCTGTCATGGCCAACATGGCTGGTAAGGCAGCAGAGTAGGTGTAAGCAGAGGAAGTGATACGCTGGTGCACAATGACATCTTTGGATCCAGCACAGAACCCGCCTCCTGCGCACAAGGGGCCGGAGAGTGATCCAATAATCATGTCCACCTGTTGCGGATCGACGTTTTGTGCTTCAGTGAGGCCGCGACCAGTTCGCCCCAACACTCCGAATGACCAGGTTTCATCCAAAATAATTCGAAACTTGTACTTTTCCTTCAGCTCAACCAATCGGGGCAGGTCAGTCACATCACCGGTCGTCTCAAATAAGCCTTCCGTAACAACGAATCGACGCGTCAGTTTACCCGATTTTGCCTGCTCATTTACAACAGATTTCATCACTTTCTCCAGATCACCCATGTCTCCGTGTTTGAACCATCTGATGTTGCTCCTTGAGATCTGTAGGCCTTTGCGGATGGAATAattggcagcagcatcggcaaTAATCACATCTCCGCGCTTGcaaaaagatggaatgaCACTTGATACAGTCGAGAAGGTTTGTGCATAAACAATGCAGGCTTCCGTGCCGAGAAATGAAGAAATGTCGGCCTCGGCTTTCTCGTGAACGTCCTGAGTGCCATAGAATTGAGGAGGTCCACAAGGGCCAACTCCATATGTCCGCAGGGTTTGGATTGCCTTCTCTTTGATTTGGTCGTTGGCATTAAAGTTATAGAAGTTATAGGATGCCAGGTTAATAGCAGTGCGTCCATTGGATAATTTGACTTTGGGGCCCGTCGGTCTGAGTCGTGGATCAATATACCGCAGCATCATTATTAGACGGCATGAACGTACCCTACGATAACCGGAAGTTTTTCATTCTCGATCTCTTCAATGAGACTTTGGTCTGCTACAAGCGGTTCGGGAGTCCATTCGTCAATCAATTCCTCGATTTCCTGAAGCCATAGATAGTCAGTAATAGGTACCATTGGCGAATTCACCGGAGACTTACGCCTTCCCGCAGCTTGACAAAATTCTGCTTGTGAGTAGAGTATGAAGGAGACATCAGGTACCGTATAAAGAACAAAACGAGTATCAATTCAATGGCAGATCGAACGGGGTCATTTTGGTAGCTGGATTGGATGTATCGGGCCAGCATAGCCGAGCCGGGAAGTTTCTGGAAATTAGACGATACCACATGGGCAATTTCGCCAAAGCGAACCTGGAGAGTATCGAACTCCATTGTGATTAGCCCGCCGGTCGTGAGCAGACGATCTTGGTTGACTCTGGAGTGCCAGGAAAGATGTAAATGGTCAAAGGCCGAGCTTGAACAGCAAAAGGATAAATAGTGCAAGACGCATTGCTTAGTCATAGTTGCCGTACATATAATGGAATACAAATCGCAACTAGCAAATATCATCATATTACTAGGTAGCTAACGTTAAAGCATCATTACTTTGCAAATTATACGTTATTAATCTGTTTACTTCAACATAACACTCAATATGCAAATATTTAACACATTTTTGTTGATCTATATATAGATGCATATATCCTAAATATAGATTTCCAAGTACTCGTATTGGCACTACTCCCTCTCTTCGTATATCTACCACTCTAGCACTCCCTAAAGCCAGGCACGTATTCTTCTAGTGCGCACCTAgcattcttcttcacaacCTTATTTCTTTCCTCTAATGTAGAATGGCCCTTTTAAGAAAGCTGTCACGGCCACTCTTTCTTCCACCTGTATTGCATAGCCGACCGCTGCAGAATATCATTCTAATTGCTTCTTGTCTTATCTTATTAATATTCTTTCTGTATAGTCTCAGAGAACCAGAGCCAACCCAATTACTACCGTATCAAATTTATCCACAGACCGACGACTCCATACATCATACGGTGACGGAGTTTCTTCCCGCCTCTGTAGAAACCGGAAAGGATTCGACTCGAGAACTTTGCGATTCGTTCCCTAAACATGTGTTATCAAGAATACAGCCAGTTCTCAAGACCGGCCATGGCGATAACAAGGAAAAACTGAACGCGCAGATGGACAGCACCAGCGCTTGCTTTACGCCCGATGAATTGATCATCTTTTCTGATCTCGATGAGAAAATCCGGGATCATCATGCTATCGACATTTTGGCCCATCTGCCTAGCGCCCATTATAATGCTACGACATTCAAGATGTGGGAGGAATATCTagcccaaaaagaaatgcaAGCGAACGGTGTATTGGACACTGCAGCACAGGTAAAGCACATAAATGGATGGGCGCTGGACAAGTTCAAATTCTTACCTATGATGGAAAGAGCTTGGGCCATGAAGCCGAATAGAGACTTCTACGTCTTTTACGAAACAGACACGTAAGTACACTCTCGTATTGATTGGCCTGCTGTCTCATTGACGTCGTCTCTCCTAGTTATATTTTCTGGGACAACCTCTTCCGATTTCTTCAAACGTACAACCCAGATGCAAACGTTTACATTGGCTCACCATCTCCTGGACGCCGTGATCCCAAACGGAGAGACCAAGGCACCCTCTTCGCTAACGGGGGCCCTGGATATGTGATCAGTCGAGGCGCTATGAAGACCTTGTTACAGCGCACTACTGGTCCATATGGACAGTATACTGACGACCCGCTGTCCGTAAAATTCAGTTATCTAaatcatgatgatgagtgTTGTGGCGATAGCGTTCTGGGGTGGGTGTTATGGGAGCTTGGTATTCCTATGCATGGACACTGGCCTATGTTCAGCGATTACGGCCTTCATGATATTCCCTTCAATGATCAGCATTGGTGCCAGCCGCTCATCACTCTACACAAAACATCACCAAAAGATATGGTTGATTTGTTCAGCTGGGAGTTTAGCCAACGGAAATCCCAGGTCAGTAGCGTTCCATACATGTTTCATACAACTATTTGCTCCTTCTTCTACCGAGTACGGGCAAGTAATGTTGATCTGCTTCATAGCTAACAAACCGACAGCGCCCATTGCTATATTCAGATGTATGGGAATTTCATAAACCAGGCACTGTTCCATCGCGTGAGAACTGGGATGGTGGCCGCTTTGATGCGTTCGAACCACCCGCTGAGGTTGTGATTGAATCATCCGAGCAGTGTAGCCGTGCTTGTAGCGATGATGTGGGATGTTTGCAATGGAAATGGGAGGGGAGAGACCGGAAAAAGTGTACTCTCTTAAGATCATTACAGCACGGAAGGGCACGAAAGGCAGAGAAGGGtgatggggatgaagaagcctgGGTCGATTACACCTCGGGGTGGGTAGAGGAGCATATAAGggaatggagaaaaaaacaagattGTGGTATAGTTAAATGGGTTGGGGCAAGTGTAGAAAGGAAATtctaaaataaattaaaatttaaagaataaataaactaaaaaaaaaagttttacTACTTAAGTAATATATTTTCACTATTAgagtaataataattaaagtatattaaaaaaaaattatattttgaatattaaaaaactttcttatataaaataaattaatattataaataatctCTCTTaggtataaaaaataaattaccTAAAAGAAATTAATTGCAAAAgaacctttatatatatacttttaataaattaattaatgtAAgtacttatatatatataactatatatattttactaatttttttaagttactttattaacttttgttaataattttcttaatacttttacttagcttaaggtttttaatattttttagttaatttagCTTATACTTTACTTTACTTAgctttaatttttttaaatttttaaatttttaattataaatttataattttattaattataaatttaattattaatttaattattatttaagttataattattataatatattattttataatataattttttatattatatatataatttatttttaaataaaattattattattttttataatttaataaaaaaattaaatttatttaatttaattaaattattaaattataaattataaaacttaaagtataataattatattatacttaaactttattatttaagttttatatatatatattaattataaagattatatttattattaaaaaagttagtaaaattataataatttaattaaagaaaaattatattttaatttttaatttaaaatctaaaattaatttataatttaatttaattaattataattaattaaaattaattttaaaaatttaaattataaaatataattaattaaagtttaaaattaaatttgaaatatatatataaaataactaaaataataaagtttaagtataatataattaactttaatatttataatttataatttataatttaataatttaattaaactaaataaacttaaattttttattaatataaattttaataataaaataaataaatacttaaatattattttttatttttattattaatatattaattttttaattatttttaatataataatttaattatttaactaaattaaataaatttattatattttttaattaagttataaaaagtaataataaattttaaaaataaattatatatataatatttttaaaaatgtatttaataaaataatatattataaaaataataattttttaataatataaataattataataattaaaaataataaaaaattaattataattataactaaaataattattattattataaaaacttataataaaaatattattaatattataaaaacttataataaaaatattattaatattataaaattcttttattaaagtttaaaaaataaaaaaaaataaaaaaaagtaatttaaattaattataaaaatatatatatatattaattaaattattattaagtaaaaaaattaataaaatattaattaataattattaaataaaagtttaataataatttattattttaattttaattaaataatttattttttatacttaagaaaattattttttttataaatttaaattataatattaataaatataaaatatacttaatatattattaaatttatttagtattttacttatataattatatattaatatttatataaattctttttttagttttttataaaaaataattttttttaatttaattttagcttatatttaataattaattttattataatttaagttaaagttattataattattattataattaactttatttttaattatatttatattattattattaattttatttttttttattattttaataattaaagtaaatatttttttaataaatttatattaaatttaaatttaaaattatttattatttattatttttttattattttaattattattattaaaatataattatattaaattttatttatttattattattattattctattttattattttctaattaaatttatttatttattaatattttttttataattaaataaataatttttataaaattttataaatttatttataattaatttaataataatttattattatattatatatatttttaattttttttttaatttatttaatatttatatattttataaattataaagtaatttttattttaatatattataattaatttactttataaatatttttttaa contains these protein-coding regions:
- a CDS encoding metallo-beta-lactamase superfamily domain-containing protein; this encodes MAASLVTLPAVQRLSPRCIRILGGNPGKFSLQGTNTYLLGTGRFRILIDTGEGRPVWIQTLKETLDQENATVKLALISHWHHDHTGGITDLVNAFPQVQVFKNSPDDGQLPIQSGDNFQVEDATLTAWHTPGHAKDHMVFVLTEEDAMFAGDNVLGQGTAVFEDLFTYLQSLSKMKTLFSGQIYPGHGPVVEDGPGKISEYIEHRRQREEEVLQVMRASNQDNSRIWTAMDIVKTVYKDVREDLHMAACGGVLQMLAKLEQERKVKQTKDGWQLDDVKSVI
- a CDS encoding PCI domain-containing protein — protein: MNTDSISDFLAEQRDAAPEELQPLILNFEDYWERKLWHQLTDALVEFFNDEGSAGQRLAFYNVFILKFADKINKLKLVMLALKAATQCKDDRERLAFLQSVVKKVDTEDSQDALVFASVAVARVKLSLGELEDAKQDLDVAEKILDSFDSVEAVVHAAFYDASANYYQRKMDFANYYRTALLYLACIDLSSLSDEERHRRAYYLSVAALVSTSIYNFGELLLHPILDTLGRSEDDAWLRDLLFAYNRGDLAAYDLLSDNIASNKLLNDNSDSLRQKIYLAALTEAVFRRPPHDRTMTFATISQETKVQPQEIEHLVMKALSLGLLRGTIDQVGQIAHITWVQPKVLDMKQIESMRQRLLEWDSNVNQLGNWIEAAGHDVWAA
- a CDS encoding gaa1-like, GPI transamidase component domain-containing protein encodes the protein MPRLLSTALSLRRDPRLLKIPPYISAFCIAIGVVWLLLLPLDDYSRRTYVSENALLPGQVHTYFGGSEQSIFRAFRHEVDLLASKNNFEVNDKLESILTGFGVKVGRQNYTYHSAGEIYSGENVYGILQAPRGDATEAIVLVAAWKSIDEQLNRNGVALVLTLARYFKRWSLWSKDIILLLPPDSTTGTQAWVDAYHDAHDSKYIAPLPLKSGALQGALAIDYPFEHRYHELHIIYDGTNGQLPNLDLINSIVNIAGGQMGIETTVQQMAGHTDSYQDRLQTMLRGMLYQGLGYPTGPHSSFIPYHVDAITLQPAGEGWHDEMAMGRVVEGSFRSLNNLLEHLHQSFFFYLLMQKNRFVSIGTYLPSAMLVAANFTIMAIFLWVKSGQPIAKREATDKAKVERNLLSPLALVATCHSISAIPLFIFNHLGIKTLPLAFLLFSVSSTALPAIFSFVIASVQKPTAQFFQLTKSFSLLILGVSLATLSTLNFSLAFLVGLLASPLTFIQPTKNLATSMDQWCYYV
- a CDS encoding aminotransferase class I and II domain-containing protein; this encodes MEFDTLQVRFGEIAHVVSSNFQKLPGSAMLARYIQSSYQNDPVRSAIELILVLFFIRYLMSPSYSTHKQNFVKLREGEIEELIDEWTPEPLVADQSLIEEIENEKLPVIVGPTGPKVKLSNGRTAINLASYNFYNFNANDQIKEKAIQTLRTYGVGPCGPPQFYGTQDVHEKAEADISSFLGTEACIVYAQTFSTVSSVIPSFCKRGDVIIADAAANYSIRKGLQISRSNIRWFKHGDMGDLEKVMKSVVNEQAKSGKLTRRFVVTEGLFETTGDVTDLPRLVELKEKYKFRIILDETWSFGVLGRTGRGLTEAQNVDPQQVDMIIGSLSGPLCAGGGFCAGSKDVIVHQRITSSAYTYSAALPAMLAMTASESVKLLQSNPDVLVQCRENIRALRAQLDPRSDWVVCTSSLDNPILLLALKPEVIKAKRLTVDDQEKILMECVEESLANGVMITRLKTRPYANAMGAKDGDWTLQPSLKVCVTSALSKKDIEKAGITIRHAITKIMTRKSANKTI
- a CDS encoding fringe-like domain-containing protein, with the translated sequence MDSTSACFTPDELIIFSDLDEKIRDHHAIDILAHLPSAHYNATTFKMWEEYLAQKEMQANGVLDTAAQVKHINGWALDKFKFLPMMERAWAMKPNRDFYVFYETDTYIFWDNLFRFLQTYNPDANVYIGSPSPGRRDPKRRDQGTLFANGGPGYVISRGAMKTFYLNHDDECCGDSVLGWVLWELGIPMHGHWPMFSDYGLHDIPFNDQHWCQPLITLHKTSPKDMVDLFSWEFSQRKSQVSSVPYMFHTTICSFFYRVRASNVDLLHS